From Leptospira stimsonii, a single genomic window includes:
- a CDS encoding VOC family protein: protein MSFEILGLDHVQLSIPIGGEELSRKFFVDILSFNEIEKPENLKRKGGAWFQCGANQIHVGTTDSFIPAKKAHPAILVHNLYEFKKYLESHGLSTREEDPLPGAVRFYLDDPFGNRLEFLEWL from the coding sequence ATGAGCTTTGAAATTCTCGGATTGGATCACGTTCAACTCTCAATCCCCATTGGCGGGGAGGAGCTTTCAAGAAAGTTCTTTGTAGATATTCTTTCATTTAATGAAATTGAAAAACCGGAAAATTTAAAACGAAAAGGAGGAGCTTGGTTCCAGTGCGGAGCAAATCAGATACACGTTGGGACGACGGATTCTTTTATTCCAGCAAAGAAAGCGCATCCGGCGATTCTCGTACACAATCTTTACGAATTTAAAAAATATCTCGAATCTCACGGTCTATCCACTCGAGAAGAGGATCCTCTTCCGGGTGCCGTTCGCTTTTATCTGGACGATCCGTTCGGAAACCGTCTTGAATTTTTAGAATGGTTGTAA
- a CDS encoding CARDB domain protein has product MQIFRNKIGKGSVILALIWLFFSCGNRKEDGDTSSLLLLLLKSGTHADGTVTSEFSGGPLSSESNSVSQSGSDLIIVNPFLTTYVDDNDKSKCEVYFAFKVKNIGNETLKLRPSHLISANYTANLKQSQGGSFTLKNLAPGETQDVSFLLNFPIHNIEDENKEFKIRGSLIVGGNELRTDNNFISLSTMDCAQEMKAGPADLLVSVSGVTNVLPGEDLSQNLSVKVVNIGNAVAKGSNPSQDGYMVDLILSKDTDVPEGYAPYSPVYKEDALLSGGRISNTPNLTPGAHAWVSEGSVWIPKDIPFGKYFLCARIDPGSKVQEAMKGNNTSCTQINVGSIDKADLIIPRASIYPSGMKCSSGKPILFVTAEVKNIGKVSSSEALHVGLLNALDTNGEVWGAGNGVWGNGIGLEAIQPEQTLTVTFPIYYLAKDPLYMEGAHSFDLRVNRGNWIQESDTSNNGYKNLLKISIPEGYCKNHPG; this is encoded by the coding sequence ATGCAAATCTTTCGAAATAAAATAGGAAAGGGTTCGGTAATCCTGGCACTAATTTGGTTATTCTTTAGTTGCGGGAATCGGAAAGAGGATGGAGATACATCTTCTCTACTTCTTTTGCTTTTAAAATCTGGCACCCATGCCGACGGTACCGTCACTTCTGAATTTTCAGGCGGTCCTCTTTCATCGGAATCGAATTCAGTGTCGCAAAGCGGTTCGGATTTAATTATCGTAAATCCGTTTCTAACGACTTATGTAGACGATAATGATAAAAGTAAGTGTGAAGTTTATTTTGCATTTAAGGTAAAGAATATCGGAAACGAAACCTTGAAACTACGGCCATCCCATTTGATTTCTGCAAATTACACGGCCAATTTGAAACAATCACAGGGTGGTTCTTTTACTCTGAAAAATTTAGCTCCTGGTGAAACCCAAGATGTTTCGTTTCTTCTGAATTTTCCGATTCATAATATCGAGGATGAAAACAAAGAGTTTAAAATTCGGGGTTCCTTGATTGTCGGTGGAAATGAATTGAGAACCGATAATAATTTTATTTCGCTTTCGACCATGGACTGTGCTCAGGAAATGAAAGCCGGACCGGCGGATCTACTCGTTTCAGTGAGCGGAGTAACGAATGTTCTTCCCGGTGAGGATTTGAGTCAAAATTTGAGTGTTAAGGTTGTGAATATCGGAAACGCCGTCGCTAAGGGAAGCAATCCGAGCCAGGATGGTTATATGGTCGATCTAATTCTATCGAAAGACACCGATGTCCCAGAAGGATATGCACCATATTCACCTGTCTATAAGGAGGACGCGTTGTTGAGCGGTGGAAGAATCAGTAACACTCCGAATCTAACTCCTGGAGCCCACGCGTGGGTAAGCGAAGGAAGCGTTTGGATTCCGAAAGATATTCCCTTCGGAAAATATTTCCTTTGTGCAAGGATCGATCCGGGTTCTAAGGTGCAAGAAGCGATGAAAGGCAACAACACTTCCTGTACTCAGATCAATGTAGGTTCGATAGACAAAGCGGACTTAATCATTCCACGCGCTTCCATCTATCCGAGTGGAATGAAGTGTAGTTCAGGCAAGCCAATTCTTTTCGTTACGGCAGAAGTGAAAAATATCGGTAAAGTTTCCAGTTCCGAAGCCTTGCACGTTGGTCTTCTAAATGCGCTCGATACAAACGGTGAAGTTTGGGGAGCGGGGAACGGTGTTTGGGGGAATGGTATCGGACTCGAAGCGATCCAACCCGAACAAACCCTTACGGTGACTTTTCCGATTTACTATTTAGCAAAAGATCCTTTGTATATGGAAGGGGCTCATTCCTTCGATTTACGAGTCAATCGTGGAAATTGGATTCAAGAATCCGATACGAGTAACAACGGATATAAGAATTTATTGAAAATTTCAATTCCGGAAGGATATTGTAAAAACCATCCAGGTTGA
- a CDS encoding DUF1343 domain-containing protein, translated as MNKIEKLLRVSRIGMITNQSAFGLDGEYHFQTVHKRYDLKKIFLPEHGLFAELQDQVSGSHLRYNLEGVEFINLYGDTESSLVPSSFSLEGLDLVIIDIRDTGARYYTFLTTAYYFLEEIAKWNNSGKEEISVLVLDSPNPAGRRIEGTPLQEEFESFVGVRSVLHRHGLSPGELLTYYKEEFSLNLKMRVVKEGWYSKEDSELLWIPPSPNIPFISTCYVYSGQCLLEGTNLSEGRGTTRPFETFGAPYIDEGNERVRKELENFQKGSFVLRPLKFIPTFHKHKDEICGGYQILLKKPEKFHSLFFSLKLIRLLREEYPKQFAFRDGAYEFRSDRPAIELLVGDRFLLDYLNGEHSDLIVFEYLKEEESAWKKKCKRIGDGMEQVLY; from the coding sequence ATGAATAAAATCGAAAAGCTTCTTCGTGTTTCCAGAATCGGAATGATCACCAATCAAAGCGCCTTCGGGCTTGATGGAGAATATCACTTTCAGACCGTTCACAAACGTTATGATCTTAAGAAAATCTTCTTACCGGAACACGGACTTTTCGCCGAACTTCAGGATCAAGTTTCAGGTTCTCATCTCAGATACAATTTAGAGGGTGTGGAATTCATTAACCTCTACGGAGATACGGAATCCAGTCTGGTGCCGAGTAGTTTTTCCTTGGAAGGTTTGGATCTCGTCATCATCGACATTCGAGACACGGGGGCGCGCTATTATACATTCTTGACGACCGCTTACTATTTTTTGGAAGAAATCGCGAAATGGAACAACTCTGGGAAAGAAGAAATTTCCGTTCTGGTTTTGGATTCTCCCAATCCGGCGGGAAGAAGAATCGAAGGAACTCCTCTTCAAGAAGAATTCGAATCTTTCGTAGGAGTAAGAAGTGTCTTACATCGACACGGACTTTCGCCCGGAGAACTGCTTACCTATTATAAGGAAGAATTTTCTCTGAATCTAAAGATGAGAGTCGTCAAAGAGGGTTGGTATTCAAAAGAGGATTCCGAATTATTATGGATTCCTCCTTCTCCGAATATCCCTTTTATTTCCACGTGTTATGTTTATTCCGGTCAGTGTCTTCTGGAAGGGACCAATCTTTCGGAAGGTAGAGGAACGACTCGACCGTTTGAAACATTCGGTGCTCCTTACATCGATGAGGGAAACGAAAGGGTCAGAAAGGAATTGGAGAATTTTCAGAAGGGGAGTTTTGTCCTTCGGCCTTTGAAGTTCATACCGACGTTTCACAAACACAAGGATGAAATTTGCGGAGGTTATCAGATTCTTTTAAAAAAACCGGAGAAGTTCCACAGCTTATTTTTTTCTCTGAAATTGATTCGATTATTGAGAGAAGAATATCCGAAACAGTTCGCCTTCCGCGACGGTGCTTACGAATTTCGCTCCGATCGTCCCGCGATCGAATTGTTGGTGGGAGATCGTTTTCTTTTGGATTATCTCAACGGGGAACATTCGGATTTAATTGTATTCGAATATTTGAAAGAAGAAGAATCTGCTTGGAAGAAAAAGTGCAAGCGGATTGGGGATGGAATGGAGCAGGTTCTCTATTAA
- a CDS encoding NAD(P)H-hydrate epimerase: protein MEIMFSEYSESLFDDQESRDLDRRTIENTGISGSHLMGFAALSVYQRYRKRILKSDSVFILCGNGNNGGDGLALAFFLLQEGKESKVFLKEGNLSEESTYYKNLLLRAGGKILNLESDPLLFEGENVFIVDALLGTGFQPPIREPYGSVFEKIKEQKRRSPKRTFVLSLDVVSGFSEESILPFQVDALAEIGMKKWRNRFLPNEIEKSFHRIGFPTSQKKDFDPDLKIKKTLWKRIPDSSLKEVLKREENSHKYKNGSLLLIGGSQGMSGAALSSLFAFHELGGGISLLLSPSEKTIRSVLKKDPSLMVDKIGETSEILSRSFVKKASVFLFGPGLKPEECPVVDLPKDKYCILDAGALKVYGEKILHDKVLLTPHTGELETLLNGKIRNVKDGISRASEYARSTNVHVLWKRHSSFLICPNGDLFFWERTEPKLAVMGTGDLLAGILAFFLARKFSIPAATQLSFSLLTNAAERSKGFPTASGIRKLLQKGEK, encoded by the coding sequence ATGGAAATAATGTTTTCCGAATATTCAGAATCCCTGTTTGACGATCAAGAAAGCAGGGATCTGGATCGGAGAACGATCGAAAATACCGGAATTTCCGGCTCTCACCTCATGGGCTTCGCGGCCCTTTCCGTCTACCAAAGATATCGAAAAAGAATTCTAAAATCCGATTCCGTTTTTATCCTTTGCGGGAATGGAAACAACGGAGGAGACGGGCTCGCCCTCGCCTTTTTTCTACTCCAGGAAGGAAAAGAATCCAAAGTCTTTTTAAAAGAAGGAAACCTTTCGGAAGAATCCACATATTATAAAAACCTACTATTGCGGGCTGGCGGCAAAATCCTAAATTTAGAATCCGACCCTCTTTTGTTCGAAGGGGAAAACGTTTTTATCGTCGACGCTCTTTTGGGAACAGGGTTTCAACCTCCGATTCGCGAACCATACGGATCCGTATTCGAGAAGATAAAAGAACAAAAAAGAAGGAGTCCGAAGAGAACCTTCGTCCTTAGCCTCGACGTCGTTTCCGGTTTTTCGGAAGAATCCATACTTCCCTTCCAAGTCGACGCGTTAGCCGAAATCGGAATGAAAAAGTGGAGGAATCGTTTTTTACCGAACGAAATCGAAAAATCATTCCATAGAATCGGATTTCCAACCTCGCAAAAAAAAGATTTCGATCCGGATCTTAAGATTAAAAAAACTCTCTGGAAAAGGATTCCGGATTCTTCCCTGAAAGAAGTTCTAAAAAGGGAAGAAAATTCGCATAAATATAAAAACGGATCTTTACTTCTGATCGGAGGTTCCCAGGGAATGTCGGGGGCGGCGCTTTCTTCGCTGTTCGCATTTCACGAGTTAGGTGGAGGAATTTCCCTTCTCTTAAGCCCTTCGGAAAAAACGATTCGTTCCGTTTTAAAAAAGGATCCGTCCTTGATGGTGGACAAGATCGGAGAAACTTCCGAAATTCTCTCGAGGTCCTTTGTCAAAAAGGCTTCGGTTTTTTTATTCGGTCCCGGACTCAAACCGGAAGAATGTCCCGTTGTGGATTTACCGAAGGATAAATATTGTATTTTGGACGCAGGAGCGCTCAAAGTTTACGGAGAAAAAATACTTCACGATAAGGTTCTACTAACGCCGCATACGGGAGAACTGGAAACGCTTTTAAACGGGAAAATTCGGAACGTAAAAGACGGAATCTCGCGCGCGAGTGAATACGCAAGATCGACTAACGTTCACGTCCTCTGGAAAAGACATTCTTCTTTTTTAATATGTCCGAATGGTGATTTGTTTTTCTGGGAAAGGACGGAACCGAAATTAGCGGTAATGGGAACCGGCGATCTTTTGGCGGGAATTTTGGCTTTTTTTCTTGCGAGAAAATTTTCCATTCCGGCCGCGACACAACTTTCTTTTTCCTTATTGACGAACGCCGCGGAAAGATCAAAAGGCTTTCCTACAGCTTCGGGCATTCGAAAACTTCTGCAAAAAGGAGAAAAATAA